TTGCACTTGGCAGGGCCTATGCTGGCGAGCCGGTCGTGCCTGCTACCTCCGCCGCCGTGAGGCGTGCGCCTGGGACGCCACTGCTCGCAGCGGGCGAAGCCTCGGCGATGCTGCCGGCCTGGATGCGCCGGAGCGGAAACGTTGCGGGTCTCGACATCGTCGATTTGGGCAATCTCCGTGCCCCGCGGTCCGAACGGGCGCTGGCCGGGCGATACGGCACCACGATCAGACTGGAAGCCCTGAACGGCCTCGCGCCGGATGCGTCTGATCAGGAGGTTCTCGCCCACCTCGCTGCGCTGTTCGCCCGTTACCTGTCCGCTCTGTCCGGCAAGCGCGAGATCGATCTGCTGATTCCGAGCGGACCCACCGCGCAGCTCGGCGATCCCCCGTCATCCGTCGCGGGTGGAGACGCCGTCTTCCTGATCGTGGACGGACAGGCGCCGGCAGAGGCGATCGTTCCCGTGATTCGGGACGTGCTTGCCCGGACATCGAAAGCTTCGATGTCGCCGTGCCGCGCGGGGAGGGCAGAGCGGCCCATCCTGTTCGTCAACTGGCTTAGCGATCTCGCAGACAGCTTGCGGATGCCGGGGGTGTCGGTCGAACGGCTGCCGTTGCCGACCCTGGAGACGCGCCCCGATCTCGCCTTCGCCGTTGGACGCAGCAAGCAAGGCAACGTCGCGGTCGAGCTCGTGACGGGGCAGGGGCTCTCGCCGCTGATCGGCCCTGTCCTGCTGGAGCGCTTCCTGGCCTGGCTGAAGGAAGGCGAGGTCGCCTTGCCGGGCGCTTCATCGGCAATCGCCGTCGACAAGCCACACCGGGGAGGCGAGGTCGCAGCCGAAGAGCCGGCAACCGATGCCGTGGCTGCCCTCATCCTCGCCGAGTTTCGCGCCGCGCTCGACGCGCCGGAGCTGGGGCCGGACGACGATTTCTTCGACCATGGCGGCCATTCGCTGATCGCGACCCGCATCATCGGGCGCCTGCTCAGCCAGCACGGCATCGGGTTGCATTTCAACGACTTGTTCAGCTATCCGAGCGCCGCCGCGCTCGCGCTCAAGGCGCGTCGCACCGGCGAAGTGGCCCCGGAAACGTCGCGAGCTGCGCCGATCGAAGAGGCTCCGAGCGCGCCGCTGTCGCTGGCGCAGGCCTCGTTGTGGAAGGCTTATGCCGCCTTCGGCTTCAACGAGATCTTCAACCTGCCTTTCGCGCTCGACTTCCTCGAGCCGGTCGACGAAGCCCTGTACGGGCGCGCCTTCACCGATATCCTCGAACGCCATCCCGGCCTGCGTAGCCTGTTCCGGCAGGAAGGCGAGGGCATGGTCCAGCAGGTCGTGCCGGCCGCCGAGCTGTCGCAATACAAGTGGTTCTGGACGAGTGCCGAGAGCGTGGGCGTCGATCGCCGCGACGAGGCGCAGCACCATTTCGACCTGGCGAAGGAACTGCCCTTCCGCCTGCGCTTCCTGATCGACCCGGCGACGGGCCGGCAGGTGCTGTCCTTCCTGTTCCACCACGTGGTGCTCGACGAATGGTCGGTCAACCTGATGATGGACGAGATCGCCTATTGCTACCGCGTCCGTGCCGCCGGCGGCATGCCGGTCTGGTCGGATGCGCCGGCGCCGTTCCACGAATTCGCCCGGCTCCAGGATGCGGCTGGCGTCGATCAGACGCATCTCGGCTACTGGACCGATATGCTGCGCGGGGCGCCACAGCCGCAGCCGATCCTGCTGCGTCAGGATCGGGCCGAGCCTGCCGGCGAGGAGGCGTCCGCAGCCGGCGGCTGGGTCGAGTTCAAGCTCGGCCGGGAGGCGACGGAAGGGCTTTACGCCCTCGCCAAGCAGAGCAGCGCTTCGCTCTTCAACGTCGTCTATGCCGGCATCGCCGCTTCGCTGCGCCAGCTCGGCTCGCTCCCGGAACTGGTGGTTGGCACCTCGGCCTCGGGTCGCAGCGACGCCGCTTTCTTCGACACGGTCGGCTATTTCACCACCGTCGTCGCCCATCGCATCCGCTTCGATGAGACGATGAGCCTCGGCGGGCTGGTCGGCCAGGTCAGGAACCTGGTCAACGAGTCGCTGCCATCGAGCGAAATCCCGATCGACCTGGTCGAGGAGGCGCTCGGCATGACGCCGGGCCGTGATCATCTCTTCGAGGTCTTCATCCAGATCCACGCCAAGAACAAGCTGAACGGCGAGCTGGCGCTGCCGGACGGGCGCAGCATCGCCTTCCGGCAGGTCGATCCCGAACGGCACGAATCGATGCTCGGCCTGCATTTCGAGGTGATGGAGGAGGTGGATCTTTCCGGCGAGCGCTCGATCCGCGTGCTGATGAGCTATCGCTCCGAGCACTACGGGCCGCAGGAGGTCGAGAAGATCACCGCGACGACCAGCGCGGTCTTCGCGCTGATGGGCCGGGCTGGCGGGGCGCAGGTGAAGCTGGCGGAGCTTGGCACGCATCTGCCGCACGGGTGAACGTCCGCCAATGTCGCCATTTTCGTCATGGTCGGGCTTGTCCCGACCATCCACGTCTTCCTTCACCAGATGCGGTGTTCAAGACGTGGGTGCTCGCCACAAGGGCGAGCATGACGGCACTGCCGCGCTCAGGCTAGGCTGAGCGCATCCTCCCGCTGCTCCGCCAAAAGCTCCGCGATCGGACGAGCCAGCGCCTCCGATGCGAGTGCCCGCGCGAGAAAGGCGGGCAACGCCTCGCCATGCCGTTCGAACGGCTCCCTCGCGAACATGGCCGGGTCGGCCGACATCGCGAAGGACAGCTCGCTGCCATCGTCCTCGCCGCGGAAGGTGAGGTCGATGCCCTCGCCCTGGCCGCTGCCCATGATCTCCCGCGTTACCTTGCAGCCGTGGAAGCTCGGGGCACTGAAGGGCAGCACATTGATCAGCGGCGAGAAGAAATAGCGGCTGCCCTCGGGCATGCCGTTGTCCATGGCCATCTGCTCGATCCGGTAGCGGCCATGGCGGCGCTGCGTCCGCAGCGTTGCGGTGTTCTCGCGCAGGACGTCTTCGAGGCTCTCCTCCGGCCCGAACGAGAGATGGAACGGCAAGATGTTGACGACCATGGCGGGCGTGTGGGCGGCGAGGCTGCCCCAGCGGCTCATGAAGGGCAGCCAGAAGGCCAGGACCTCGCGCCCGTCGATCCGTTGCCGCGGCAGGCTGCGCGAGAGATAGAGTCCGGAGAGCAGCACCAACAGATCGGGCCAGCCGATGCCGGTCTCCTGAGAGAGACGGCGCAATCCGGCGCTCACATCCGCTGAGAGCGTGCCATAAACTTCGTGCGGCGCTTCACCCGCCTGCTTGTCGCCGCGATGCAATACCGGCAGCGGAGCGTGCGCGGCGAACTCGTCCCGCCAATAGGCGCGGTCGCTCTCTTGCCGACGGCTGGCGCGATAGGCCTCTTCTTCCGCGATGAAGCTGGCGAAGGGATGGAAGGCCGGGCCGGCCTCACACCCAGTGAGGCGCTGCGAATAAAGCTGGCCGCAGCGCTGCTCGATCAGCGTGAAGCCATAGCCGTCGAGGACGATGTGGTGGGCGCGGATATACCAGAGATAACGCCGCTCACCGACGCGCATGAGCCAGGTCGCAGCAAGGCCGGCGCCGCGCAGATCGAGCGGCGCCGCAACATCCGCCTCCATCCGCAGCCGCGCCTCCTGCAAGGGATCGGCAACGCTCCTCAGGTCATATTGCTGGAGGACAGGCCGCAATTGCGGATCACAGCTCTGAAGCGGCGTCTCGTGGTCCTCTTCGACATGGAAGCGCACGCAAAGCGCGTCGGATTCGGCAATGGTCTGGGTGATGGCTGCGGCCAATGCCTGCTCGTCCGTGACGCCGTCGATGTCGAGGCAATGCGCGACGGTTGCGATCGGCTCGTCAGGATGGAAGGTGAACTCCTCCCAGAAATCGAGCTGCGGCAGGGTGAGCGGCATCAGGGCGCGGCGCGAATCGGCCTGCGACATGGGAATCTCCTGTTCGGACG
This genomic interval from Bosea sp. 29B contains the following:
- a CDS encoding condensation domain-containing protein, producing the protein MAADFDHVLTHAEQRRLDAALQKLSGAASRGAPSALAPSEYEEHVWLAQQQVPEAVLKHVVACRLIGEPDLARLVGAIRDLVRAWPDLNARFRFSEDGELHKRFAGDEGRVVSLIRADTLEQAIAAILDRQAVSWDTDGAPPFEVLVISCPQETVLALILHRILDAAHPAAELLLALGRAYAGEPVVPATSAAVRRAPGTPLLAAGEASAMLPAWMRRSGNVAGLDIVDLGNLRAPRSERALAGRYGTTIRLEALNGLAPDASDQEVLAHLAALFARYLSALSGKREIDLLIPSGPTAQLGDPPSSVAGGDAVFLIVDGQAPAEAIVPVIRDVLARTSKASMSPCRAGRAERPILFVNWLSDLADSLRMPGVSVERLPLPTLETRPDLAFAVGRSKQGNVAVELVTGQGLSPLIGPVLLERFLAWLKEGEVALPGASSAIAVDKPHRGGEVAAEEPATDAVAALILAEFRAALDAPELGPDDDFFDHGGHSLIATRIIGRLLSQHGIGLHFNDLFSYPSAAALALKARRTGEVAPETSRAAPIEEAPSAPLSLAQASLWKAYAAFGFNEIFNLPFALDFLEPVDEALYGRAFTDILERHPGLRSLFRQEGEGMVQQVVPAAELSQYKWFWTSAESVGVDRRDEAQHHFDLAKELPFRLRFLIDPATGRQVLSFLFHHVVLDEWSVNLMMDEIAYCYRVRAAGGMPVWSDAPAPFHEFARLQDAAGVDQTHLGYWTDMLRGAPQPQPILLRQDRAEPAGEEASAAGGWVEFKLGREATEGLYALAKQSSASLFNVVYAGIAASLRQLGSLPELVVGTSASGRSDAAFFDTVGYFTTVVAHRIRFDETMSLGGLVGQVRNLVNESLPSSEIPIDLVEEALGMTPGRDHLFEVFIQIHAKNKLNGELALPDGRSIAFRQVDPERHESMLGLHFEVMEEVDLSGERSIRVLMSYRSEHYGPQEVEKITATTSAVFALMGRAGGAQVKLAELGTHLPHG
- a CDS encoding condensation domain-containing protein, encoding MSQADSRRALMPLTLPQLDFWEEFTFHPDEPIATVAHCLDIDGVTDEQALAAAITQTIAESDALCVRFHVEEDHETPLQSCDPQLRPVLQQYDLRSVADPLQEARLRMEADVAAPLDLRGAGLAATWLMRVGERRYLWYIRAHHIVLDGYGFTLIEQRCGQLYSQRLTGCEAGPAFHPFASFIAEEEAYRASRRQESDRAYWRDEFAAHAPLPVLHRGDKQAGEAPHEVYGTLSADVSAGLRRLSQETGIGWPDLLVLLSGLYLSRSLPRQRIDGREVLAFWLPFMSRWGSLAAHTPAMVVNILPFHLSFGPEESLEDVLRENTATLRTQRRHGRYRIEQMAMDNGMPEGSRYFFSPLINVLPFSAPSFHGCKVTREIMGSGQGEGIDLTFRGEDDGSELSFAMSADPAMFAREPFERHGEALPAFLARALASEALARPIAELLAEQREDALSLA